A stretch of Myxococcus hansupus DNA encodes these proteins:
- a CDS encoding phage holin family protein: protein MDLESERLERSQLETLSTAELIRHALAETRLLVRAEVMHAKKELREEIKAARTAGILLGAGAVLALTSLAVLFVALGLALPIAHALGVLGVGVVLLAIAAGLLFVGSKRLPKKPLPHTQERLKTDYHLTRETLQ, encoded by the coding sequence GTGGACCTCGAATCGGAACGCCTGGAGCGAAGTCAACTGGAGACGCTCTCCACGGCGGAGCTCATCCGCCACGCCTTGGCGGAGACGCGCCTGTTGGTGCGCGCCGAGGTGATGCACGCGAAGAAGGAGCTGCGCGAGGAGATAAAGGCCGCGCGGACCGCCGGCATCCTCCTGGGGGCGGGCGCGGTGCTGGCGCTCACCTCCCTGGCCGTCCTCTTCGTCGCGCTGGGATTGGCCCTGCCCATCGCCCACGCGCTGGGCGTCCTGGGCGTGGGTGTGGTGCTGCTGGCCATCGCGGCCGGGTTGCTCTTCGTGGGCAGCAAACGCCTGCCCAAGAAGCCGCTGCCGCACACCCAGGAGCGGCTGAAGACGGACTACCACCTCACGCGGGAGACGCTGCAATGA
- a CDS encoding ADP-ribosylglycohydrolase family protein produces MSLTPAERQDRFHAAFVGLAIGDALGFPLRGIPPASLARLPGLAEDFAPRPRGKFAKGQFSDDTQLLLAAAESVIREGKVEGRSAAAHLAWLWQEGIILQPPKSLADALQRLASGVPWMSAGASLGTRCHSVLSRALVVGLLESGHRARLPHDAGVLTVITHKDPVCAAAAAAFAQAAALGMEEEPLTPAAFCEELALAAAVHDKGLAEEVRHLPRLLTWDTGRALSQLRKVGVPPSELKGVDGLPPHVVPVLLTSLFATLKVPHDFREAVALTLRCGGEADVAAALTGALLGAHLGTRAIPARLRKQVLYSENLMDTADRLFRAHQVRETLATALSHRRRR; encoded by the coding sequence ATGTCGCTGACTCCCGCCGAGCGCCAGGACAGGTTCCATGCGGCGTTCGTGGGGCTCGCCATCGGCGATGCGCTCGGCTTTCCGCTGCGCGGCATCCCGCCCGCGAGCCTCGCGCGGCTCCCCGGCCTTGCCGAAGACTTCGCGCCTCGTCCGCGCGGCAAGTTCGCCAAGGGCCAGTTCAGCGACGACACGCAGCTCTTGCTCGCGGCGGCGGAGAGCGTCATCCGCGAAGGCAAGGTGGAAGGCCGCAGCGCGGCGGCGCACCTGGCGTGGCTGTGGCAGGAGGGCATCATCCTCCAGCCGCCCAAGAGCCTGGCGGACGCGCTGCAGCGGCTGGCCAGCGGTGTGCCGTGGATGAGCGCGGGTGCGTCATTGGGCACGCGGTGCCATTCGGTGCTCAGCCGCGCGCTGGTGGTGGGGCTGCTGGAGAGCGGCCACCGCGCGCGGCTGCCGCATGACGCGGGTGTGCTCACCGTCATCACCCACAAGGATCCGGTGTGCGCGGCGGCCGCCGCGGCGTTCGCGCAGGCCGCGGCGCTGGGCATGGAAGAGGAGCCGCTGACGCCCGCGGCCTTCTGCGAGGAGCTGGCCCTGGCCGCGGCCGTGCACGACAAGGGCCTGGCCGAGGAGGTTCGCCACCTGCCGCGCCTGTTGACGTGGGACACGGGGCGGGCCCTGTCGCAGCTCCGCAAGGTGGGGGTGCCCCCCAGCGAGCTGAAGGGCGTGGACGGGCTGCCGCCGCACGTGGTGCCCGTGCTGCTGACGTCGCTGTTCGCCACGCTGAAGGTGCCGCACGACTTCCGTGAGGCGGTGGCCCTCACGCTGCGCTGCGGCGGCGAGGCGGATGTGGCCGCCGCGCTGACGGGCGCTCTGCTGGGCGCTCACCTGGGCACGCGGGCCATCCCCGCCCGGTTGCGCAAGCAGGTGTTGTACTCGGAGAACCTGATGGATACGGCGGACCGCCTGTTCCGCGCCCATCAGGTCCGCGAGACGCTGGCCACGGCCCTGTCGCACCGCCGCCGTCGCTGA